acatttctttcatttcatctaaaagattaaattatattcgcgggaaatgacatttgatgacgtaaccggaaaCCCGCATGCTATTAGATCGTGACCCGGATATAATGTTCACCTGTTTTACGAGAGAAACATGACGATTCTAAAAACAGATGATTATCGAACATAACCGgattatttttgcatttgttgagacaccaatgtgctagaatttctattaagaatatttgtTCTCATCATGtacagtacatctttattttaaaattgactggtctgaTCTGGAATTTGATTTTACATGACCACAAGGCCACGTTActgtcatttaaggattgaatgaagttatgttgaggtgtatgggggtataaacctcaataggtcttgagacaaatttattatgaactgcttcgcagttaTGTATTTATAGtttattgatttttcttttttcttttgtttgtataatattttgtccttcacaaatagggacttgtgcaagtctaccacgatacttaccgaaatgtacgtcatcactcttcgtctacatatggttattactttcaggatttctttcgtgaacaaatttaataacgaattaaaacaaatattatttttaatggaatttatttcatataaatattaaaaaatatagtcccCTATTTTTAGaatgacaaatgtattcctacgccggacttgatatagttcattgaaaaatgacttgagttaactgtggtaggttcattgagtctgagTTAAGtggaaatatgaaaatatacttttgtaaacacttggtatgtctgtttaccctataACTCGATCTCATAACCTGTCTTTTTACTCTATGACTCATAACCTGTCTCATGATACTTCAATACTTTTGGTCTGATTTCAATACACaaaatgtcagattttattaatcaatagatCTTGCAACATCATCTTCTAACAGGGGCAAAGACCTTTGATGAGACTAAGTAATGAGTAGCCAGAGTTTCTTCTTGCCACCACACCGGAAATTAGACACTGACAAGCTCTCATACAGTTGCTAACTTTGGTTTGGGAACACATTCTCAAATAACAGATGATCACATGCTAAGTTCAGGATTGGATTTTTCCAAAATTGAAGGGTTGTGCCCCTTTGTTTTGTCCCTATGCATCATATTCTAGCAGTTGGCTATTCatatttgtattcatttgtTCTACACCTCATTATAATACATCTggtgatatttgaaattgttTGACATATGGAATAGGTAATTATATTGAGTCACATTGACTTCAGTTCTTCAATTCATCCAGTTCAAGATTTCTGGAAGTTACAAAAGAGGTGAAacttttcaaattcattttagtTTCCATATAGGtaagattttaatattttattgttaaggTTGTTTACTTTATATTGTTGGAGGCGGAGGATTTATTCATATAAATCGaatataacttttatataacaaggtttcCACTTGCCTGTTTGtatgcttataattaatgtcctttcttttgataatatctCTGTGAGTTATAGTCCCTCTCATGAGTGTTTACTTTTCTTTCTGTTAAATATCTTAAACTgtttcttttcatttatttaagtTTCCAGTTTCCTTTTGGTAAAaaattctcattttttttttttttttttttgagaattgGCTGGTTTTcaaaatttgctttttgttttgcaatgcatcaatattttgcatgtctcaataacatatatatagacatgcTCTGTTCATGCTCGAGTTTCCTTAAAACTGTTGTTGGACATTTTGAATTGGCGGATGTGTCTGATTAGCACATAATTAACTCAAAATTGTATACGATTTCATCAATAATTATTTCTCTTTgctttcattttaaaattatctGACTCAAACAGTTTTCTCCTTGTGGTTTAAATCTAATTGTGAcatttaaaattcattaaagACCACTGGAGCCAGACATGCAAAAACCTTGAAAATCTTTAACTCAATAACCTTTAGGCCAATATacctggtattgggcctgtagtatcCTGGTGAAgtgatacaaaatttgtttaaaaaacgAACGACAGTGACGTCcagtcaaggtcacagcagtcaaacatgcttaaatatttaaaactttttttctcaatatcaatATGAGGTCAAGAGAAGCACAtgattcatatatatataggcccaTATGGTCTCTCTTTGGTTGCTGCATAATACCTCTAAAAGTCTTTCAGGCTCgcatgtcaaaggtcaatgtcactatttctATCAAATGAAAATCAGTTGCTTGgaatactacatgtagcttCAGATTTGAAAGTCaaatgttaaagataatgtTACTATAGATAGAAAAAATCTTGCACATATCAATGAAAATCCATGCTTTCCCTAGATGAGAAAGTATAAGATACTAGCTCACAGattctcttttttttataaatattcttCACGTGGATAGATACGACAGCATTTTacatactttaatatataaatacttattactgGTTAGcttgttataataataataataataataatacataaaCAGTAAAGACAGAGGAAAGGTGTGAGAGAAGTAAGGAATATGGAGCTGTAATGTATTCACTGTGTATAAGAAATAATAAGATATTTGCATACTGCCCGAGAGCAGTTCTTGTTTTATGAAAGATAATGTTTTGTATTATAGCGAGATAAGACTATCTCCTGGATTGTGTTCCAGTAAATTTCCTCGTTAGTTTACAATCATGTATATTGTACGGATAGGACTGGTGTGTGTGATCCTGGTTACGCAAGGTATGAACCACATTTACTACTGTTAAAGATAAAGATATGTTATACTGCGAAAAAAAGTTCATATTACAAACCTTAAATTGCATTTAATGGTGTTGATCATATGTAACTTTCACCTTCCGAATACGATACCAGATGTCTATATGACACACAGCATGTATGTTTGTCTCCAGTGATCAGCGGATGTCCGAACGGCTGGGAAACATTTGACGGGTCCTGCTATTTTATAATCGGAATCACAGAAGATTGGCTAGCCGCGTCGGTAAATAAACTTTGGATTTACAATCATACATAACATTACCTACATATCTGTAATGTACATGATACTATAGTTGCGCTTATGTAACTTTAGACAGTTTTGAAACACGACTGATTTGTGTATTGGTTAATGATTAGTTGTCGCCGTTTTATTATTCGAGTTCCCTATGTTTCCTTTTCATTACTTTAGGCCATTTTCACTTCTGGTAATGAGTGGTCTTGTCTGATATCATTGTAATTTATTCGGTTAAACTCGAAGTATTTGTTTGTCTATCGGTTTATATCATTGTAATTATTGTGTCACTGCTGTGGGATATATAAATGGTGAGTTCTGTACTGAATTCCTCCACGTAATACTTGAACAGCTTGAAAATTTCTCACCACAACAGTTACGTAAGTGTTTCCTTTTACAGGACACATGTGGTCTGTTCCACGCCCATCTCGCTGTGGTTGAAGATGAACTCGAGAATAACTTTTTGAAACAAATTATCaacaaatatcattgtaagttttattttcatgtgAGTATCTAACTGTGAATAAATAaccatattgttttataattttacGCACTTAAATCCAGTTAATTCCGATATTCAACATTTTGTTTGATAACGAAAGAAATGCTTTATCTAAAAGTACATAATATCAAATGTATCTTCCAACACTcgttttagattttttttaaagaatatttggTACATAAGAGAcgtatatttcatcaaatgtGTGGCTTTAACTACGCTTTGCACATTAAATGGTCATCTgaatagcagaataatgttgaatttcaaatacaaataaatattttttaaaagaaatgcaCAAAATAGCTATGctatataccaaaatatttgtttagatatgtagtttcttaaaatcaccaataatttgctgtagatgctaacagtttcttctgtagagCTACTTTGTGGTgagatgtagcatggaataataataagtcacacaaataaccaaacctgaaaaatagccatgctgttatgctcacaagtgtctatataggagcattggtttgaccttCTGCTatatatgcgatacaaatgaACTAATCAAGTCCCCCCTGAAACATGCTTTGttcgcatgttttgttgaaattaacaAACAGCAAGTCCCATGGTTTTCcctgatacatactaaaagttgaTCAAGTTATTTCcgttaaattgcaccatagtaggaATTTATAGGCATTGTGACTGGATTGGCTATTTAGATGACCcttaaactatttttttttcaaattagaGAAATAATTGCCATTCACTTTCATTGAATGAACAAATAAACATACTATTTTcaatcagttttttttattggaaCGGAGTTTGAGATTCAGTtaaagaatctgaatctgtTTCCTGAAAACTCTTGTTCAATTGTTCATTTGTAACAGTCTTATTAATTATCCTTCATCCATGAAATACTAAATGCTTGATGATAAAAACGcattttatgtattttcatGAATTACTAATTTTGAATACGTATGATACCAGTAGTTTTACACAAGAatgaaatatacagatatagaaCAGTTATAAGGTATCCTGGCCTCTAGATGGGCAGATAAACGACCGCTTCTACTGGCTGGGCGCTACTGACGTGTTTGTGGAGGGAGACTGGCGATGGCAGAGCAGTGGACATCGACTAAATTATACCAATTGGGGACCAGCAGATCCTAACAATCTGCATGACCAGGATTGTATGCTAGCGGAATTCACCAATACTCACTTCTTCTGGATCGATAGAGGATGTTCTGAAAAACATAGCTTTGTTTGTGAAATCAAGTAAGTCCGTTTTAAAGGAAAGATCTATTAAAGCGTATATACGTATGTGTTAACATAAAATACGTCATATGATATTAGCTGTCatgaaaaattatattgatgacCGTCTACATTTTGACAGGGAATAATACATCACGTGGTTTCTATCAGTAAAAGTGACTTACATATActtttattatgtttattttatttcaagcGATGGTTCTGATGCAGTCATTATTGGATGAAGGTCAATCTGTAGTACAATACACTTCAATGAtacttttgtttgttattttaatttgaattgatTAAAAGTTATCATTGAAAGAATGGCATGTTTACTATATTGTTTCTAAGAATAAAATTTAGCCAGGGGAAGTGTTTGTGGGAGGGCTATTCTTTATAcaggggatttttttttttcataatacttttaaaaaatatcaaaacttcggttataatactagctaaatatattgtaaataatgtaaacgAATTGTGAAATTGCATTCAAAATTGTTGTAGCTTACTGCAATAAAACAACATTCTTTTCGTGAAGATAATGAGAACATGGGTGTGGATTTCTGAGACAACGATAACCacaataattatcaaaatattttattcaaacttgtattttgattttgtaaaacatatttcttttgtggtatgtagtgttaaACGGGACTTTACCTTTTAAGATGACCGTAATTATCTGGTATTTGATCCTGAAATACCTATAAAAAAAGCACCGATCAGGCTACTAGATTCGTTATCATCGGCTTTGTATCAAGTTTACGTTACATGCACATTATTTGAGCTTGATACGTCAGCCGGCAGTAAGGAAATGAAGTGACGACACAAATGATATGATTTCTTACATCCAACTACGGTTTAACTAACAACTCAGCTTTGGCAACATAGTTTCTCATAATTCATATTTCTcatagtttttttgtttttttcttaattattgtttgtacatttgtgtatatatatatatacgttaaTACTTATGAACATAGAACACTACGTCCCTATAGgtgttatttgtataaaagtATGTTCAACAACCGATTGTTCGTATTGAAAATTAAGGTAAATATCCTAGATAATCTTATGCCGCGTACCAATTACACATGTATGCctttctttatacatgtatacgttaattaactaattaattaCATGGTGCTGATGACATCACACAATCAATATTCCAATCAATCACAGAGCTAGAAAACTAATTTAATGAGAAGtcttttttctctttcttcaGTGGTTTTCCCAGTTTTCCTTTGTTTTCAGAGGTTGAGCGACTTGCAACTAAAGTTCAGTTTTCTTACTATTCTTTTTGGATAAACGACTTAATACAAAGAGTCGGATCACTAACTTTCCGTTTTGATTTAAAGCATAATCATATATTCCAAATAAAAacaccattttttttattattcaggAACTGCATGTAACATACAAATAGAACATTAATTTACAGATTTAGGAATGAGGCTGATATAGTTGATTTCATACCTTagaaatatatgataaataggATAGTTTGTATCTACAGAATATCTACGAAGCTCCAGTCGTGTACTAGGCTCTAATATCATCTCCCTCGCAAGAAATAACAATTTTGGCTCCAACTTGTTTTGCGCGTTTAGAATGGGCGAGGTATACAAGTCCAGGAATCAATCATCCCAAAAACATCaagataaacatttattattggTGTCAATGACGCCTAAGCTATAAGATGATATCAATATTCGTCGGGAACACAATTAGAATAGCGTATCGGATTTGTGATGTTTCCTTACAAAAAGTGATCTGTTAAATATAACACCGGAAATGACGAAAATTGATAGGTAATCATGATCGGTATAATAATAGTTGTTTCCCTGAAAACTGATCATATGTTGGGGGTTTTTCACGCAGATATCGTAGAAACAATGACTTTATATAAGTTGTGGAGTGTACGAATGATTTTATTTTGCTGACGAATATAGCGAAAAGGGCAGATTCGTCTGTCTATCCTTTACCAGAATTATACATGTGTCATAAGcaattaaatattcattatgTGAATCAGAACTAGATGAGTGAACCAGGAAAACTTCTATAGATCAAttatctatttcattttttaaattttccttaCACAAATGTTCGATTGATGGTAATGAGGAAATGTATTTCTTTAAGAACGGGTTTGGATGTTTTTGAACAAAGGATGGTATTTACTTATTTAGATGATTTATATCGTTGGGGTTCTCAAGTTCATTTATAGAGCTCATACATCTTTTAAAATAGTCTGTGTTCTTTTAATGAGAATAATTGTGTAATGTCTCCATGTAATGCAATCAAAGACCTTTTAATAGACTCAAGACGCACTTCAATGCCTCGTGTCATATCCTCATGCCGGATATAGCCGGGTATAGCCGGAAATTGCCGGAAATTATCTACTCCAATCATATCCCGAGATTGGATAGTTAATTGATCGGCAATTCACAAGCGGTTTGCCCATCAAAGCAATGTCGCGCGGAGGCAGGTGTTTGCGCAAATCACAGCAGAAATTGCCTTGAAAATTGATATTGAAGGCGATAGAAGGTTGATATGACTGTCACTAATGCAATGTGGTTTTCCTTCCCTGTACGGATTGTTTGGGATTGGTGCTGAGGATGATAGAGGGTCCATATGTCCCAGTTCTGAATATATGAGGTTGGCTTCATTCTTTTCCCTTATGATAAGAAACAGTAACAGTATGATCAAAAACGTGATGAAGACATCAAAGTAACCAGTGTTTGTGTATTACCTGTGTACTGAGAGTATCTCTTGTCGTATCGGACCATGCCTAAGGCATACATACTATATCACCATCATCATTAAACAGTATGTGAACACTAACCCAATGGGCAATATATCCATAAAAGAGCGCGTGGACGCGCTTCCTGTATATTATGgttgttttaatgtatttatctagaaacatattaaatatgattCAATATCCTGCTGATAGAAAACAATTAGGGATATGATTCAGATCCTTTCAGTCTATTTAGCATAACATTATTCGTGACATTGTTCTCATATGAATTATCGACATTGTTTATAGATATTATCTCTCTTCGTCTAAATAgttcatttatcatttcaattcATGGTTTTCATGCAGTTCTGAAAAcgtgtgaggtgtagacactTATAAGTACATCACGAAAGGGGTATCAGTTCGTGTTGATCAGTACTTTGTATTTCTCTAGTTCTCGTAGCCTAATAGACACAAAAGCCCCGTCATCCGGCAAAATTGCGCTGCGTACCAAACCTGTCCTTCCACGGAACCTCTTAAATGTATTAGGTAATTGGATTTGGCAACTCAgcataatatttcaaaaatacgATTCACTGGGAGGATATTAGTACCCAATAACTGGACAGGGGAATACAATACGAGGATAAACATGAAGATGAGCAGGCTTTGTGTCGGACATGACACGCACTCATTATGCCGTTAATATTTATTGATAGTTAGAATACAGGAGCTGTGTCGTGACTGCGGTAATTGATTTGTATAATACAGACGGTATTCAAAACACGGTAACGATATCACAAACATGTGGTTTCTCTCCTTATATATTTACTAGCTTTTAACGTATACGTTTCCAATCTGtctataaaatattcattttatctACGTAAGTATGAATAGCTGGGGTAtcttgtattttgtgttgtttgtggtgTTTAGTTAGTAGGGTTGCCATAACTCATGATGGTATTGTCCATAAGAACCTATACATCAAGCAATGACGCCGTTTATACTCTTGTTTGTCGGCTAATTTAAactaatatatatgtacgacTTAGCGACTAACTGTGCCGCAAAACACCTGTAACACAACCCGACAATGAGTTCGGACCACAAACGAATATGCAAATTCATCACAGTTTAACTTTTCTAAACTCACATTATTAGGATAGCATGTAGTTTCAGACTAAACAAATATCTTTCATGTAAAAGAACAATAAATGTTTCATGGTAAGGCATTTATGTGATACGTATCAGATCAGATTCATATCGTTTGGAAGTTCCATTTGAATGTGGTGAAGCAAAATATTTCGGCTCGGCCATTCCGATAATCATTATTAATCGTTATAGGGTATAGAATGTTAGTCGAACTCTCTAATTAGGTGACGGGAAATCATTATCGTATATCACGTTTGACCACTTTGTTTGGAACTGCAATGACATGATGTCATGGTCAAACAATATAACAAGCCTTACTAGTTTTGAGCAGTGTGAGAACCTTGTATATTAATAATTTTACTAGTTTTAAACAGTGTGAGAAACTTGTCTTTCTATACTATTActagtttgttttaaacaatgtGAGAACcttatatttctatactattactagtttgttttaaacagtgTGAGAACCTTGTATATTTATACTGTTACTAGTTTTAAACAGTGTGAGAACTTGGTATATTTATACTTTTACTAGATTTAAACAGTGTGAGAACCTTGTATATCTATACTGTTactagtgaaaatatcacttttatagaatgaataattttcgacatttcactggtaaaatttaaataaacaagAATATATCCATATTGTAATGATGATTGTCatatagataatataaacatgtcaGTATCTAATGGAATCTAATGTTCACATTGTAGTTtatccggggggggggggggggggggggggggataattCAATGTTTTAAGAAGCATGTGTTATACAGATactatacaaaatatttaaatctgTGACCAAATGTTTACAGGTATGaaccagttttttctgttaaaaCAAACCTTTGATTTCACTTATTGctttcagtttagtttttgtcGACAGCTTTAGTGTTTATTCCATCGAAGGTCATttcatatatatcacaatgctTCTACAGACACCAGCTGATGGCTAAAACATATGACAAACATAATCAAGTTACGTACTTAACATATACATACGTATTTCCTGTTTTTAGTGTGTGCATGTCATAGTTGAATTACAGTGATATTTTAGTTTTTACGAATTACATTCCTATCCTGACAATGATCAGGTACAAAGACATTTAGttcttattgcattttgtgtaGCTGTGTTTGAGATCGTTCCATGGCTGAGTCGGTATAAAAATTCTGTGATTATATGAATacaaatttatgtatttttatcagTATATGTAGGTTTTAGATACTCGAACTCTGCGTGCGCCTAATTAATGTgaagaaaacaaacataaatatgCACCAGGTAAACCTGGGAAGCACGGATGTCTGCGTCATGTTATGTCTAAAATATAGCTTCTCACGCGACACTTAGACATGGTTTCAAAGCTGAAGTTACTTTTCCCTCATAAGGTAACACATGGTCGCTATCAAATCTCACCCAGAGATGTCTATCTTCatcaaatatcacaataacatgTAGAATTACAAAGTGCTAAGTGTTTTAATCACCTAAATCACTCATTACATGAATTAATTTACAATCGCCATAACGCATTGGTGGTAATTTAATTGGGCTCCTCTTAGCTGTCAACGTTTATTTTCTATTAGATTTACAGGACTAATGTCCCCACAACTGCCGGGTCAGGATATTGAGgacacaaacaaaagaaaaaaaacaaatcagaaaaataacataaaaGAAATGGTAAAATGTGTTCAAAGTATTCTTATGACTTATAGATTGACAACGATAACAATGTGATTATGATAAAGGTAGTAAAAACGCAATATGATACATAAAAATCGCTACATTAGCATACCGATAGTTCATTGCGTTCAAACCACAGTAGACGCAGTGAAAACGCTAACGTCACTGCAGTGCGTTATACATATTACGTACTAGTATACATGCAACATATTTTTCGAAcaactgttatctatataaatatttattggaCTATACATTACATCTGTGACAACAGTTAGAATGTTTGGTGTTCATTCACATGTtacttaaattatatttttctataCAGCTCtcaaatatcaatgaaaaatatattttaatgcatTGATCCATAGAAGTGTGATTGAAAATCTAGAATATAGAATATAGATTTTGCTTATGAAGAATtccgtttaaaaaaaattaatcatacTTCATCTAAATAGTTGATGAATAACCAAGTCGCCACAAACATACTGCCTGCGAGAATGCTTGAATCCTGAATTAAACGTAAAGAAATAAATTAGGAGGAAACTCCAAACGGGAGGATATAATTTAATTAGGAAACTCTGCAAAAATTAGTAGACGTTACGGAAAGCCTATTAATTGATACCTATACGTTCATTATACTGTAATGAAATAGTGACACCTGTCTACTCAATGTGTCCGTCTCTGCATGTAATGCAAGTAAAGCAATTCATTCAAGGTAAGTAACTTGTTTACGTTTAATTTCAAACCTGAGAACGATTTCATTGCACACAAGTAAACTTAAACAATTCAACACCAACTTTCTCATTAAATACTGCTTCTTCCTGCATACTCTAGTATCTTAGTCTAAACAAGCAATATAAAAAGTGTGAAGACAAAAAATAAACTTGTTCCATATGTGTACATCGACAGTTGTATAATGAAGAGATATATAGTACTGATGGGTTTAAAACTGAAACGTTGGTGTGTGTAATCGAACTCAAAACATTTGAGCTTTAATTTTGTAAATAGGATTAAAAACCTATTATCAGATATTGCATCGTCAACCCTAAGATTCCGGCCATCAATCGTGCTTTAGAAATCTGTTCGTGTTGTCAGCTCGGAGGGCGGAGATGTGTGAGTTAACAATGCTCGTGTCTACCACTAATGAAGGCAGCTGATTTTAATTAGTCAAGTCTTTTTCTACATGTCAGTTTGAATCTCAAGTGAACTTTTACTTCAAAGTATGTGACATACGAGATTAATGCGCATTCTTCTAGCAAATAGTAACATTTCTGTGGAGTGTCGAGTCTTGTGGGGATGAATAAACTCTTTTAATATTGATCACTACTCTCTCTACCGCATTTAgttcaaattaattatttagaTTGGATGGATTTTAAATTGATTGGTATGATTTCTTTGTAATTCGGATTAAATCGAAATCCTGTCTTCTATCCGAGAAAAAGAGAGTGGTGGTTTTATATAAACGAATAGAGAATTAAATACTCCACCggaaaaaaaatttataatCCAAAAAGATAACCTTAATAGGTTTAGTATCttcatgataaaaaatactGAAACCTAAAAAAGTGAGATGAGCATATGTCCCGTAATTGGCAGTATATATTCAAACATCCGATTAGTAAACATTTTACGCCATGATGGTGATTAATCATCCGATTAGTAAACATTTAACTCCATGATGGTGATTTAAACATCCGATTAGTAAACATTTAACTCCATGATGGTGATTTAAACATCCGATTAGTAAATTTTAGGTCTATGATAAAGGATTTATCATCCGGGTAAAATAACTTTGATGAAGAGTTTAATAGCTATTACTAACACGTCATGGCGATTTGATATAGGCAGTAACTCAGAATTTTTAGTCAAATGATATGAAGATATGTATTAAATCGTAAACCATGCAATATGTTTTAGTCTCTCAAACGATAGAACATCTCAAAAGAGAGAGAACGTCAACTACAATTAAACTTTTGGTATTTGAAATATAAGGGGCCAAGACGTACTGacatgaaaaaacattttttttacataaaaactGACATTTTACAATACCTATCGACTAGATATTTAAGCCGTCTTTAAAAACACTTGTCATCAAGAGATGATAACAAGACAGAAGTCACCATGAGATTATTAAACTTGACCAATCATACCAACCGTTAGTTAAACTTGACCAATCACTCCAACCGTTAGTTAAACTTGACCAATCACACCAACTGTTAGTTAAACTTGACCAATCACACCAACCGTTAGAAAGGGATATCAAGATAAAAtcatatgtaatatgtatacacaataGGATTATTAGACCGGATTTGACAGTACGTACGTAGAGAAACTTATTTTGGTTTGACCTTGGAATGCAAATGGTGAATGTGAATTAGATGACACAAATATGCATTTGCATTTCAAAGCCAAATAGAATCAGTATTTATACgtatataaagtcaaatccggtcaaacaaatgatCCCATTGTTTGCTATAGAGCAAAACAGAATAGCGATCTTGTGCAATATATCTCTCAAACATCCATTATCCGCATGGTTTGTTGAAATTTGCCagcagcttaacaaattactgTCTGCAACAAGGTCCATGGTTAGCCATAACACATACTAACAATTAATCAAGCTACTTCTGTTAAATTGAACTATAATAGAGGGCTTAGAGCCTTGTA
The window above is part of the Pecten maximus chromosome 2, xPecMax1.1, whole genome shotgun sequence genome. Proteins encoded here:
- the LOC117341326 gene encoding perlucin-like, with amino-acid sequence MYIVRIGLVCVILVTQVISGCPNGWETFDGSCYFIIGITEDWLAASDTCGLFHAHLAVVEDELENNFLKQIINKYHYGQINDRFYWLGATDVFVEGDWRWQSSGHRLNYTNWGPADPNNLHDQDCMLAEFTNTHFFWIDRGCSEKHSFVCEINDGSDAVIIG